In Brassica napus cultivar Da-Ae chromosome C2, Da-Ae, whole genome shotgun sequence, the sequence TAACCGATAAGGATCGCCGATTCCAAGCAATAACATGGGAGAAAACACTAACCGCTCCGAAGCCGAACGCCTCCTCGGAATCTCGGAGAAGCTCCTCGAGTCGCGAGATCTGAACGGCTCAAAAGAGTTCGCCATCTTAGCTCAGGAGACAGAGCCTCTCCTCGAAGGCACAGATCAAATCCTCGCCGTGGTCGACGTCTTGCTCGCTTCCGCGGCGGAGAATCGCATCAACAACCAACCGAACTGGTACAAAATCCTCCAGATCGAAGATCCGGACCAATCCTCAGCAGACGCCGATCTGATCAAGAAGCAGTACCGCCGCCTCGCTCTCCTCCTCCACCCGGACAAAAACCGCCTCCCTTACGCCGATCAGGCGTTCCGGTTCGTGGTGGACGCATGGGAGGTGCTGTCGACGGCGTCGAAGAAGTCGCAGTTCGATCTCGTCTTCACGAAGGTGGATCTCGGTGGTGGGAGGAGTAAGAAGAAAGGGACGAGCGAGAGGATGAGTACGTTTTGGACGGCGTGTCCTTACTGTTACGCGCTTCACGAGTATCCTAGGGTTTATCAGGAGTATTGCATCAGATGCCAAAACTGCCAGCGTGCGTTTCACGCGGCGAGTGTTCCTCAGTTGCCTCCGTTGGTGCCTGGAAAGGACGAGTATTATTGCTGTTGGGGGTTTTTTCCGATGGGATTTGTTGGAGGTaaaggaggagaagaagctgCAGCCGCTGCGGGGGATACAACGAAGTTTCCGAACTGGATGCCTCCTGTGTTCGGACAGAATGGTGGTGTTGTTATTCCAACTGAACCTGGTTCTAATGTTAACGGGGCGGGTTCGTCTCGAGGTGTTCCGATTAGCTTTGATGGATGGTCAAGTGGTTCGGGGAAAAGAGATGCGGAGGCGGTGAGGAGTGATGACAATGGTGGAGTTATTTCTGATGGGATGCcgaagaagagaggaagaggGAGGCCTAAGAAGAATGTGTGAGGGTGAagtttggagaagatgaagattaGGAGGATCATCAGTGTTTGTAGcttaatctttttttcttcttgtaacttgttaatttaagttgttataACTTTATGCATTTTGTTCTTCTCTGGCAATTTTTCTCTGTAACTTGTTGGCATCAAGCTACCTGTGTTTTATCTTCATTTGCCTATCTTAATCGGCATCTTCTTGTATCATAATCTGCTTTGAAGATGGTATGTTCTGATTGCATCATTTAAACACATACTACTTTTAcattagtttttgttttcatgaaACTCTTTAACATTCTCCAAGTGTAGATCAGAAAGATAAATATGCACCAAACAAATCtgtgtttttttaaaacaaacatgTCTCAAAAGTATATATTGGCGTTTGGTTTTAATAACATAAGAAATCCAAACTTAGCACTAGTGTCTTTATTACTTGTCTTAAGAGAGTgacaatgtgttttttttttgttgacatGCCACAGACGTTTGGTACCGGTTAAGTATCTCGGTGATTTTGCGTGTTGGATTACACGATTGATAAAGGATTGTCTCTGACATTGCGTACATTTTACTCCTAATAATCATCTGGCAAAAAAATATGTACGA encodes:
- the LOC106432944 gene encoding uncharacterized protein LOC106432944 is translated as MGENTNRSEAERLLGISEKLLESRDLNGSKEFAILAQETEPLLEGTDQILAVVDVLLASAAENRINNQPNWYKILQIEDPDQSSADADLIKKQYRRLALLLHPDKNRLPYADQAFRFVVDAWEVLSTASKKSQFDLVFTKVDLGGGRSKKKGTSERMSTFWTACPYCYALHEYPRVYQEYCIRCQNCQRAFHAASVPQLPPLVPGKDEYYCCWGFFPMGFVGGKGGEEAAAAAGDTTKFPNWMPPVFGQNGGVVIPTEPGSNVNGAGSSRGVPISFDGWSSGSGKRDAEAVRSDDNGGVISDGMPKKRGRGRPKKNV